In the Duncaniella freteri genome, one interval contains:
- a CDS encoding DUF3164 family protein: protein MTEQVEMTAEERKDYEAFKAERERRRAAEQRKEQRRQYADMVDDEIATTIPQLRCLSEQIKLVKETIFGNFEAILRMKTEITGVARNDQNSHTFTNSDGTLRVVLGVNTIDGYRDTVEDGIAMVKGYIESLAKDDATKALVNAVLRLLSRDGQGNIKASRVLQLRKMAEDSGDERFLEGVRIIEEAYQPTVSKKFIRAQYKDDKGAWRYIPLGMTDVD from the coding sequence ATGACAGAACAAGTTGAAATGACCGCAGAGGAGCGGAAAGATTATGAGGCCTTCAAGGCAGAACGGGAGAGGAGGCGCGCCGCCGAGCAACGCAAGGAGCAACGCAGGCAGTACGCCGACATGGTGGATGACGAGATCGCCACCACAATCCCTCAGCTCAGGTGTCTGAGCGAGCAGATCAAGCTGGTGAAGGAAACCATCTTCGGTAACTTCGAGGCCATCCTCAGGATGAAGACCGAGATCACAGGTGTGGCGCGCAATGACCAGAACAGCCACACGTTCACCAACTCCGACGGCACCCTGCGGGTCGTCCTCGGAGTGAACACCATCGACGGTTACCGTGACACGGTGGAGGACGGCATAGCCATGGTCAAGGGCTATATCGAGAGCCTTGCCAAGGATGACGCCACCAAAGCCCTCGTTAACGCTGTGCTCCGGCTGTTGAGCCGCGACGGCCAGGGGAACATCAAGGCGAGCCGTGTGCTCCAGCTGCGCAAGATGGCGGAGGACAGCGGCGACGAGCGGTTCCTTGAGGGCGTGAGGATCATCGAGGAGGCCTACCAGCCCACAGTCAGCAAGAAGTTCATCCGCGCCCAATATAAGGATGACAAGGGCGCATGGCGTTACATCCCCTTGGGGATGACTGATGTCGACTGA
- a CDS encoding AAA family ATPase produces MTKRAYSPKEVLAKTYKTLPWGERWSRPFGFPTVNEAWFIWGDTGSGKSSFVMQLAKELCNYGMTLYCSYEEGVGQSFKERIERFKMGEVQGRFRVVTSDAYDELVERLSKPKSPHFVIVDSFQVSGWTYEQAKQLIDRFPAKSFIFISQEHKGQPMGKPAIRLRYIAGIKVRVAGYKAFCKGRFTEDPGSCYVVWEEGVLRTSNNIG; encoded by the coding sequence ATGACCAAGCGAGCATACAGTCCGAAAGAGGTTCTTGCCAAGACCTACAAAACCTTGCCGTGGGGTGAGCGGTGGAGCCGACCTTTCGGCTTCCCGACTGTCAACGAGGCATGGTTCATCTGGGGAGACACCGGTTCCGGCAAGAGCAGCTTTGTGATGCAACTCGCAAAGGAACTCTGCAACTACGGCATGACACTCTACTGCTCCTATGAGGAAGGGGTGGGCCAATCGTTCAAGGAGCGCATCGAACGATTCAAGATGGGCGAAGTGCAAGGCCGGTTCCGGGTTGTAACGAGCGACGCCTACGATGAGCTTGTAGAGCGTCTCTCCAAGCCCAAGAGCCCGCACTTCGTAATTGTCGATAGCTTTCAAGTATCCGGATGGACTTACGAACAGGCAAAGCAGCTTATAGACCGCTTCCCGGCAAAGAGCTTCATCTTTATCTCACAGGAACATAAAGGTCAGCCGATGGGTAAACCAGCCATCAGACTCCGCTACATCGCCGGTATCAAAGTCCGGGTAGCAGGCTACAAGGCATTTTGCAAAGGACGCTTCACCGAAGATCCCGGCAGCTGCTATGTAGTGTGGGAAGAAGGTGTTTTAAGAACCTCAAACAATATCGGATAA
- a CDS encoding IS5 family transposase: protein MHRINLYQTLLTEGQWSYINEVFFENDCRKRKNSLRSLFEAVLYLLVTGCQWRMLPHDYPKWQLVYYYFRKWSKEGRIEHLLNKLVRKVRKKRNQSESPSVGALDAQSVKWGNRKSDNGFDANKKVKGIKRNIVVDRNGFILARTVCSASVHDSHQAHPLCNAADREWERLEKVLVDRGYRGEIAKDIEKDFAISLEVSNTPNGTKGFIPKPLRWVVERTFSWLDWFRRLSRNYEESTEVAEEMIDLAAIKILLNQI from the coding sequence ATGCATAGAATCAATCTCTATCAGACACTTTTGACCGAGGGTCAATGGTCTTATATAAACGAAGTATTCTTCGAAAATGATTGTCGCAAACGTAAAAATTCACTACGGAGCCTATTCGAAGCGGTATTATACCTACTGGTCACAGGATGTCAGTGGAGGATGCTTCCACACGATTATCCCAAGTGGCAATTGGTGTACTATTACTTCCGAAAGTGGTCCAAAGAAGGTAGAATCGAACATTTGCTCAACAAACTTGTACGAAAGGTGAGGAAGAAACGAAATCAATCAGAAAGTCCCTCTGTAGGAGCATTGGACGCACAAAGCGTTAAATGGGGCAACCGTAAGAGTGACAATGGATTTGACGCAAACAAGAAAGTCAAGGGCATCAAACGTAACATAGTGGTTGACCGCAATGGCTTTATTCTTGCCCGGACAGTATGCAGTGCATCGGTTCATGATTCCCATCAGGCTCACCCATTGTGTAATGCAGCAGACAGAGAGTGGGAACGGCTTGAAAAGGTTCTTGTTGACCGGGGTTACCGAGGGGAGATTGCTAAAGATATTGAAAAAGATTTTGCAATCAGCCTTGAGGTTTCCAATACTCCAAACGGGACTAAGGGATTCATACCGAAACCTCTCAGATGGGTGGTCGAGAGAACTTTCTCATGGCTTGATTGGTTCCGTCGCCTTTCACGCAATTATGAAGAATCAACAGAGGTCGCTGAAGAAATGATTGATTTGGCTGCCATAAAAATTTTATTGAATCAAATTTAA
- a CDS encoding ATP-binding protein, whose protein sequence is MITTEIKNKILAAIKANRANYPSDAKHAASLGVTTSVYSAVKNGQTDRVLSDANWISIARKLGVSLRGEIEWKAAKTPTFMFITAQLEACQSSCISAILCDLPNIGKTFTARHYVKTHPNVIYIDCSQVKTKLKLVRKIAAEFGVDSKGRYSDVYEDLVYYLGSIDSPLIILDEAGDLQYEAFLELKALWNATERCCAWYMMGADGLKEKINRSIECKKVGYTEMLSRYGDRYSKVTPDDSKERTRFLIEQARIVAKLNAPEGIDAGEIARKTGGGLRRVYTEIEKLKRQ, encoded by the coding sequence ATGATTACAACAGAAATAAAAAATAAAATTCTCGCCGCGATCAAGGCGAACCGCGCCAACTATCCGAGCGACGCGAAACACGCCGCATCCCTGGGCGTCACGACCTCGGTCTACAGCGCGGTCAAGAACGGCCAGACCGACCGGGTTCTGAGCGATGCCAACTGGATAAGCATCGCGCGTAAGCTCGGAGTCAGCCTACGAGGAGAAATCGAATGGAAGGCCGCCAAGACCCCGACCTTCATGTTCATCACGGCGCAGCTTGAGGCCTGTCAATCGAGCTGCATCAGCGCAATCCTCTGCGACCTGCCCAATATCGGCAAGACATTCACCGCCCGGCACTATGTCAAGACGCACCCCAATGTCATCTATATCGATTGCTCGCAGGTGAAGACCAAGCTCAAGCTTGTGCGAAAGATTGCCGCAGAGTTCGGCGTGGACAGCAAAGGCCGGTACTCGGATGTGTATGAAGACCTTGTTTACTACCTTGGCTCCATCGACAGCCCACTCATCATTCTCGACGAGGCCGGAGACCTTCAGTATGAAGCCTTCCTTGAGTTGAAAGCCCTATGGAACGCCACCGAGCGTTGCTGCGCTTGGTATATGATGGGGGCCGACGGTCTCAAGGAGAAGATCAACCGCTCCATCGAATGCAAGAAGGTGGGCTACACCGAGATGCTCAGTCGCTACGGTGACCGCTACAGCAAGGTTACGCCGGACGACAGCAAAGAGCGCACCAGGTTCCTCATCGAACAGGCGCGGATCGTTGCCAAGCTCAACGCGCCGGAAGGCATCGATGCCGGGGAGATTGCCCGGAAGACCGGCGGCGGACTTCGCCGAGTCTACACTGAAATCGAAAAACTTAAAAGGCAATGA
- a CDS encoding DNA adenine methylase, whose protein sequence is MDRIYKCAPLPFMGQKRYFLRTFIEVLEQAVGEIDTVVDLFGGSGLLSHTAKRVLPGCRVVYNDFDRYVDRLVAVEQTNGILRAIKECLTGVEPNKRLSDRQCADVLDIVHDHEKQNGYADILTIGRSLLFSGKWAKSLDELRRHTMYNRVHSGDYRTDGYLDGLEVVHLDYQDLFDLHRDNPRVLFLMDPPYLTTECGMYENYWKLTDYLNVLRLLKGTKYVYFTSDKSQIVELCQWLADEYREAAPMWGAEIRQRTNTLNYQAKFNDMMITRL, encoded by the coding sequence ATGGATAGGATCTACAAATGCGCGCCGCTTCCCTTCATGGGGCAGAAGCGCTATTTCCTCCGGACCTTTATCGAGGTGCTGGAGCAGGCAGTAGGTGAGATTGATACGGTGGTGGACCTTTTCGGCGGCTCCGGGCTGCTGTCGCACACGGCAAAAAGGGTGCTCCCGGGGTGCCGGGTGGTGTACAACGACTTCGACCGCTATGTCGACAGACTGGTGGCCGTGGAGCAGACCAATGGAATTTTAAGGGCAATTAAAGAGTGTTTAACTGGTGTTGAACCCAACAAGCGCCTCTCAGACCGGCAGTGCGCCGACGTCCTGGATATAGTGCACGACCATGAGAAACAAAATGGCTATGCCGATATTCTTACAATAGGTCGCTCCTTGCTTTTCTCCGGCAAGTGGGCCAAGAGCCTGGACGAACTGCGCAGACACACGATGTATAACCGCGTCCACAGCGGTGACTACCGCACTGACGGCTATCTGGACGGACTGGAAGTCGTGCATCTTGATTACCAGGATCTGTTTGACCTGCACCGTGACAATCCACGTGTGTTGTTCCTCATGGACCCGCCGTATCTTACGACAGAGTGCGGAATGTATGAGAATTATTGGAAGCTGACCGACTATCTGAACGTGTTGCGGCTGCTTAAAGGTACGAAATACGTTTATTTCACAAGCGACAAGTCGCAGATTGTCGAGCTCTGCCAATGGCTCGCTGATGAGTACCGGGAAGCGGCACCAATGTGGGGCGCGGAAATACGCCAGCGCACAAACACGCTGAACTATCAAGCTAAATTTAACGATATGATGATAACGCGACTCTGA
- a CDS encoding DUF4376 domain-containing protein, protein MEGDNMYWRDGFYSKPVDGGVEISMEYYKELLEGQDGGLLILEDETGIPVLRMYEPSIEELRIIKLQELEEYDRSSAVNTISIGGVSGWLDKATRVGLMNSISVEQESGRTETSIWLGDHRFIMPITEAVGILRQIEIYTVDCNNVTREHAAAIRGLRSKEDIEAYDFKTGYPDRPCFTV, encoded by the coding sequence ATGGAAGGCGACAATATGTATTGGAGGGATGGCTTCTATAGCAAACCGGTTGATGGAGGTGTAGAGATCTCCATGGAGTATTACAAAGAATTGTTGGAAGGGCAGGATGGAGGGCTGTTAATTTTGGAGGATGAGACAGGGATCCCTGTCCTCAGGATGTATGAGCCGTCTATCGAAGAACTCAGGATTATCAAACTCCAAGAGCTGGAGGAGTACGACCGCTCTTCGGCTGTAAACACGATCAGCATCGGAGGTGTCTCCGGATGGCTTGACAAGGCTACGCGTGTGGGGCTGATGAACTCCATATCGGTGGAGCAGGAAAGCGGCAGGACCGAGACGAGCATATGGCTCGGCGATCACCGTTTTATCATGCCGATTACAGAGGCTGTAGGAATCCTGAGACAGATTGAGATCTATACTGTAGACTGCAACAATGTCACACGTGAGCATGCAGCAGCGATAAGGGGGCTCCGGTCCAAGGAGGATATAGAGGCGTACGATTTCAAGACAGGCTATCCTGATAGGCCATGTTTCACTGTATGA
- a CDS encoding tail fiber protein: MDKILGNFLTQANKDFPLDCETLDYLQKLVALAAIAGNIGGDRVVLWGCEPNSEGTRRGAGYVFVRTKNAPEGEVLPWDGGPTTSGMYVKQEAIPVSANNTDYPKAYTRRSLAPGIGEENYTWESFTDIKSIKGLMDENRSLRNELAAVQPAPLGIVQMWAGSRVPQGYVLCDGQPLRKSDHPELFNAIGSTFNTAVNANGVRYTTQDGYFRVPDLRGRFVVGLHDSDRDYESPGPAAD, from the coding sequence ATGGACAAAATATTAGGTAATTTTCTGACACAGGCAAACAAAGATTTTCCTCTGGACTGCGAGACGCTGGACTATCTGCAAAAACTGGTGGCACTTGCAGCCATTGCCGGCAACATAGGAGGCGACCGTGTGGTTCTCTGGGGTTGCGAGCCCAACAGCGAGGGGACCCGCAGGGGGGCTGGCTATGTATTCGTAAGGACCAAGAACGCGCCGGAGGGTGAGGTTCTGCCCTGGGATGGCGGACCGACCACAAGCGGCATGTATGTGAAACAAGAAGCAATCCCGGTAAGTGCCAATAATACGGACTACCCGAAAGCCTACACGCGCCGGAGTCTTGCGCCCGGCATAGGAGAGGAAAACTACACCTGGGAGAGCTTCACAGACATTAAGAGCATAAAGGGACTGATGGACGAGAACCGGTCGCTCCGCAATGAGCTGGCGGCCGTTCAGCCGGCACCGTTGGGGATAGTCCAGATGTGGGCCGGTTCCCGGGTGCCACAAGGCTATGTGCTATGTGACGGACAGCCATTAAGGAAGTCCGATCATCCGGAGCTGTTCAATGCCATTGGCTCGACATTCAACACTGCGGTAAACGCGAACGGCGTAAGGTACACGACCCAGGATGGTTATTTCAGGGTACCTGACCTGAGGGGACGTTTCGTTGTCGGTCTCCATGACAGTGACCGGGACTATGAGAGCCCGGGACCGGCGGCGGACTGA
- a CDS encoding LysM peptidoglycan-binding domain-containing protein → MRTTAKERQTLLDIALQTGGHIETVLALAEANGMSITDRLEDGSVLIVPVPVEGGDTRTVELYKAHKVEPATEISPEDMAACPYGGIGFMGIEIDFIVS, encoded by the coding sequence ATGAGAACGACAGCGAAAGAGAGGCAAACACTGCTTGATATTGCCCTGCAAACGGGCGGACACATTGAAACGGTGCTCGCACTGGCAGAGGCTAACGGTATGAGCATAACCGACCGGCTGGAGGATGGGAGTGTGCTGATAGTTCCGGTACCGGTGGAGGGTGGAGACACCCGAACCGTTGAACTTTACAAGGCGCACAAGGTGGAGCCGGCAACCGAAATAAGCCCGGAAGATATGGCGGCTTGCCCTTACGGCGGTATTGGCTTTATGGGCATTGAAATAGATTTTATCGTGAGTTAA
- a CDS encoding DUF6046 domain-containing protein, producing MSLIPQPSLGGKKLPVSIDLAAMSWGQHMAKKLIRFKELGGSPERDGITVHEIGQPITDPEYWEGRWVLCPLRLERENGVGLTFADAVAAASREHRIISTALTGRDGTVKEYINAGDWAVNIVLGLQCVEGGEIADKWPTNEVREVRKLLEANEALRVHSEFLDALNIGRLVIRSYSLSQMTEANYQVVEISAVSDEDYEIFSTDYEQPKK from the coding sequence ATGAGCCTAATTCCACAACCGAGCTTAGGAGGTAAAAAATTACCTGTCAGCATAGATCTTGCAGCTATGAGCTGGGGGCAGCACATGGCTAAAAAACTTATACGCTTCAAGGAACTGGGCGGAAGTCCTGAGCGTGACGGCATAACCGTGCACGAGATTGGGCAGCCTATCACCGACCCGGAATATTGGGAGGGGCGCTGGGTACTCTGCCCCCTCAGACTGGAGCGAGAAAACGGCGTGGGGCTGACATTTGCCGATGCAGTGGCAGCAGCCAGCCGAGAACATAGGATTATAAGCACGGCTCTGACCGGTAGAGACGGCACGGTGAAAGAGTATATAAACGCCGGCGATTGGGCGGTTAATATCGTGCTGGGCTTGCAATGTGTCGAGGGTGGAGAGATAGCCGATAAATGGCCGACCAATGAGGTGCGGGAAGTTCGCAAGCTGTTGGAAGCAAATGAGGCTCTGAGAGTTCACAGCGAATTTTTAGACGCTTTGAATATCGGGCGGCTTGTGATTAGAAGTTATTCCCTCAGCCAAATGACAGAAGCCAATTATCAGGTAGTTGAAATCAGCGCGGTCAGCGATGAAGATTACGAGATATTCAGCACCGATTATGAGCAACCGAAAAAATAA